The following coding sequences are from one Carassius auratus strain Wakin chromosome 47, ASM336829v1, whole genome shotgun sequence window:
- the LOC113065203 gene encoding phosphofurin acidic cluster sorting protein 2-like isoform X1 gives MLPPSGLMETDLELTFSLQYPHFLKRDANRLQIMLQRRKRYKNRTILGYKTLAVGVINMAEVMQHPTDGGQILGLHSNVKEAPVRAAELSVYSLSSQPIDPEDGSSQPETKAKASDRSPDMDNYSEDDDDSYSSEQEASDDAVQGQDLYDEDDDVQRKPKKSRRKMIRTTSMTRQPNFKQKFVALLKRFKVSDEVLDSDPVDQTQEVEDLDLLYDSLEVYNQSDSGPEMEDNESLLSTPKPTLKPFFEGMSHSSSQTEIGSLHSQKSQPREKTSTGGDLLTVDKNRMAGGRYPDDPTVVDSTAGELVEDEAGGSMATCDPSISWDVSTEKLPGTVGKLCKAESQTLISPSKTDSKLQRRPRSTSMKDRQNSKAQSDRTSSIESETSPDSRLITQVCVPRKSVYDQLNQILNSDEHLPENIILINTTDWQGQYLNEILQEHKQPIVSTVSPADVQAAFNTIVTRIQRFCNCNAQTPPTIKVAVAGDQSYLSTVLRCFVEQLANKTPDWLSYIRFLVIPVGCHPLAKYISTFDSKFNNIFMDAGWRDVFGRLEAPNSDNIDVAGRVSQYLGGANLSHQFPISEAMLTYKQKRKRSLYFDFYISPDEDSCQKFVPFIGLVKVGIVEHSLSTSVDSDDAVMVGSVNMLSSPPAQTGTPYGKDMTSTPPSSPSVTASLSGAGSPGTGGEVMGLQVDYWTLQGAEKKKEGEKRDVGSKYTLKSNFRSLQVSRIPSGGEPTPPSGMAMTVVMKEKNKKVIFLSKKLKEKDVDSKSQVIDSISRLICTAKHQHTMLKVSIDGVEWHDVKFFQLAAQWPTHVKHFPVGIFGYSKPM, from the exons ATGCTCCCACCCAGTGGCCTGATGGAAACAGACCTGGAGCTCACCTTTTCCCTGCAG TACCCACATTTCCTGAAGAGAGATGCCAACCGGCTGCAGATCATGCTTCAAAGAAGGAAACGTTATAAAAACAGAACTATTCTGGGCTACAAGACGCTGGCTGTTGGTGTTATTAATATGGCTGAG GTGATGCAGCACCCAACAGATGGAGGCCAGATTTTGGGTCTCCACAGTAACGTGAAGGAAGCACCAGTGCGTGCAGCAGAACTGAGTGTTTATTCACTGTCCAGCCAACCTATTGACCCAGAAGACGGCAGCAGTCAGCCAGAGACAAAGGCCAAAGCTTCAG ACCGTTCTCCAGATATGGATAACTATTCTGAAGATGACGATGATAGTTACTCGTCAGAGCAAGAGGCGAGTGATGACGCTGTTCAAGGCCAG GACCTTtacgatgaagatgatgatgttcAGCGGAAACCAAAAAAATCTCGGAGGAAAATGATTAGAACCACATCAATGACCCGA CAACCCAACTTCAAGCAGAAGTTTGTTGCCCTGCTGAAAAGATTCAAAGTGTCTGATGAG GTCTTGGACTCAGACCCGGTTGATCAAACACAGGAGGTTGAAGATTTGGATCTTCTGTATGACAGTCTGGAGGTTTATAACCAGAGTGACAGTGGCCCAGAGATGGAGGACAACGAGAGTCTTCTCAGCACTCCCAAACCCACACTAAA GCCGTTCTTTGAGGGAATGTCTCACTCCAGCTCACAGACAGAGATCGGCAGTTTGCACAGTCAGAAGAGCCAACCGAGAGAGAAAACCTCCACT ggtGGCGATCTGTTAACAGTGGATAAGAACAGGATGGCGGGTGGACGATATCCGGATGACCCTACAGTGGTGGACTCTACAGCTGGG GAGCTGGTGGAGGACGAGGCGGGTGGCAGCATGGCAACATGTGATCCTAGCATTAGCTGGGACGTGAGCACAGAGAAATTACCAGGAACAGTGGGCAAACTCTGCAAGGCTGAGTCGCAGACTCTCATCTCACCTAG TAAAACAGACAGTAAGCTGCAGCGGCGTCCACGAAGCACATCCATGAAGGACAGACAGAACTCTAAAGCTCAGAGCGATCGCACCAGCAGCATCGAGAGCGAGACCTCGCCAGACTCCAGGCTCATCACACaggtttgt GTCCCGAGGAAATCAGTGTATGATCAGCTCAACCAGATCCTGAACTCTGATGAACATCTGCCGGAGAATATCATTCTCATCAACACTACAGACTGGCAGggacag tatttgaatgagattCTTCAGGAGCACAAGCAGCCTATTGTGTCCACCGTCTCCCCCGCAGATGTTCAGGCCGCCTTCAACACCATCGTCACCAGGATTCAGCGATT CTGCAACTGTAATGCACAAACACCACCCACCATTAAAGTGGCAGTGGCGGGCGATCAGAGTTACCTCAGCACGGTCCTTCGCTGCTTCGTGGAGCAGCTTGCCAACAAAACGCCCGATTGGTTGAGCTACATTCGGTTCCTAGTCATTCCTGTCG GCTGCCATCCACTGGCCAAGTACATCTCAACATTTGACAGTAAGTTCAATAACATCTTCATGGACGCCGGATGGAGGGACGTGTTCGGGAGGTTAGAAGCTCCTAATTCAG ATAATATTGATGTGGCCGGACGGGTCTCACAGTATTTGGGTGGAGCCAACCTCTCCCACCAGTTCCCAATTTCTGAAGCAATGCTCACCTATAAACAAAAAAG GAAGAGAAGTTTGTATTTTGATTTTTACATCAG CCCTGATGAAGACTCCTGCCAGAAGTTTGTCCCATTCATTGGG TTGGTGAAAGTGGGAATTGTGGAGCACAGCTTATCTACATCAG TGGACTCTGATGACGCAGTGATGGTGGGCAGTGTGAACATGCTCTCCTCACCTCCAGCACAGACGGGAACACCCTACGGGAAAGACATGACCTCCACCCCTCCGTCATCCCCCTCTGTTACTGCCAGTCTCTCTGGAGCAGG CTCTCCAGGCACCGGGGGTGAGGTGATGGGTCTACAAGTGGACTACTGGACGTTACAGGGcgcagagaagaagaaagagggggaaaaaagagatGTGGGAAGTAAGTACACGCTTAAGAGCAACTTCCGCTCGCTGCAGGTTTCCCGAATCCCCAGCGGAGGAGAGCCAACACCCCCTTCTGGAATGGCCATGACCGTTGTCATGAAGGAGAAAAACAAGAAAG TGATTTTCCTGAGCAAGAAGCTGAAAGAGAAGGATGTGGACTCTAAGAGTCAGGTGATAGACAGCATCAGCAGACTCATCTGCACCGCTAAACACCAGCACACCATGCTGAAgg TGTCCATCGATGGCGTAGAGTGGCATGACGTGAAGTTTTTCCAGCTGGCCGCGCAGTGGCCGACTCACGTGAAACACTTCCCTGTAGGGATCTTTGGCTACAGCAAACCCATGTGA
- the LOC113065203 gene encoding phosphofurin acidic cluster sorting protein 2-like isoform X4, producing the protein MLPPSGLMETDLELTFSLQYPHFLKRDANRLQIMLQRRKRYKNRTILGYKTLAVGVINMAEVMQHPTDGGQILGLHSNVKEAPVRAAELSVYSLSSQPIDPEDGSSQPETKAKASDRSPDMDNYSEDDDDSYSSEQEASDDAVQGQDLYDEDDDVQRKPKKSRRKMIRTTSMTRQPNFKQKFVALLKRFKVSDEVLDSDPVDQTQEVEDLDLLYDSLEVYNQSDSGPEMEDNESLLSTPKPTLKPFFEGMSHSSSQTEIGSLHSQKSQPREKTSTGGDLLTVDKNRMAGGRYPDDPTVVDSTAGELVEDEAGGSMATCDPSISWDVSTEKLPGTVGKLCKAESQTLISPSKTDSKLQRRPRSTSMKDRQNSKAQSDRTSSIESETSPDSRLITQVPRKSVYDQLNQILNSDEHLPENIILINTTDWQGQYLNEILQEHKQPIVSTVSPADVQAAFNTIVTRIQRFCNCNAQTPPTIKVAVAGDQSYLSTVLRCFVEQLANKTPDWLSYIRFLVIPVGCHPLAKYISTFDSKFNNIFMDAGWRDVFGRLEAPNSDNIDVAGRVSQYLGGANLSHQFPISEAMLTYKQKSPDEDSCQKFVPFIGLVKVGIVEHSLSTSVDSDDAVMVGSVNMLSSPPAQTGTPYGKDMTSTPPSSPSVTASLSGAGSPGTGGEVMGLQVDYWTLQGAEKKKEGEKRDVGSKYTLKSNFRSLQVSRIPSGGEPTPPSGMAMTVVMKEKNKKVIFLSKKLKEKDVDSKSQVIDSISRLICTAKHQHTMLKVSIDGVEWHDVKFFQLAAQWPTHVKHFPVGIFGYSKPM; encoded by the exons ATGCTCCCACCCAGTGGCCTGATGGAAACAGACCTGGAGCTCACCTTTTCCCTGCAG TACCCACATTTCCTGAAGAGAGATGCCAACCGGCTGCAGATCATGCTTCAAAGAAGGAAACGTTATAAAAACAGAACTATTCTGGGCTACAAGACGCTGGCTGTTGGTGTTATTAATATGGCTGAG GTGATGCAGCACCCAACAGATGGAGGCCAGATTTTGGGTCTCCACAGTAACGTGAAGGAAGCACCAGTGCGTGCAGCAGAACTGAGTGTTTATTCACTGTCCAGCCAACCTATTGACCCAGAAGACGGCAGCAGTCAGCCAGAGACAAAGGCCAAAGCTTCAG ACCGTTCTCCAGATATGGATAACTATTCTGAAGATGACGATGATAGTTACTCGTCAGAGCAAGAGGCGAGTGATGACGCTGTTCAAGGCCAG GACCTTtacgatgaagatgatgatgttcAGCGGAAACCAAAAAAATCTCGGAGGAAAATGATTAGAACCACATCAATGACCCGA CAACCCAACTTCAAGCAGAAGTTTGTTGCCCTGCTGAAAAGATTCAAAGTGTCTGATGAG GTCTTGGACTCAGACCCGGTTGATCAAACACAGGAGGTTGAAGATTTGGATCTTCTGTATGACAGTCTGGAGGTTTATAACCAGAGTGACAGTGGCCCAGAGATGGAGGACAACGAGAGTCTTCTCAGCACTCCCAAACCCACACTAAA GCCGTTCTTTGAGGGAATGTCTCACTCCAGCTCACAGACAGAGATCGGCAGTTTGCACAGTCAGAAGAGCCAACCGAGAGAGAAAACCTCCACT ggtGGCGATCTGTTAACAGTGGATAAGAACAGGATGGCGGGTGGACGATATCCGGATGACCCTACAGTGGTGGACTCTACAGCTGGG GAGCTGGTGGAGGACGAGGCGGGTGGCAGCATGGCAACATGTGATCCTAGCATTAGCTGGGACGTGAGCACAGAGAAATTACCAGGAACAGTGGGCAAACTCTGCAAGGCTGAGTCGCAGACTCTCATCTCACCTAG TAAAACAGACAGTAAGCTGCAGCGGCGTCCACGAAGCACATCCATGAAGGACAGACAGAACTCTAAAGCTCAGAGCGATCGCACCAGCAGCATCGAGAGCGAGACCTCGCCAGACTCCAGGCTCATCACACag GTCCCGAGGAAATCAGTGTATGATCAGCTCAACCAGATCCTGAACTCTGATGAACATCTGCCGGAGAATATCATTCTCATCAACACTACAGACTGGCAGggacag tatttgaatgagattCTTCAGGAGCACAAGCAGCCTATTGTGTCCACCGTCTCCCCCGCAGATGTTCAGGCCGCCTTCAACACCATCGTCACCAGGATTCAGCGATT CTGCAACTGTAATGCACAAACACCACCCACCATTAAAGTGGCAGTGGCGGGCGATCAGAGTTACCTCAGCACGGTCCTTCGCTGCTTCGTGGAGCAGCTTGCCAACAAAACGCCCGATTGGTTGAGCTACATTCGGTTCCTAGTCATTCCTGTCG GCTGCCATCCACTGGCCAAGTACATCTCAACATTTGACAGTAAGTTCAATAACATCTTCATGGACGCCGGATGGAGGGACGTGTTCGGGAGGTTAGAAGCTCCTAATTCAG ATAATATTGATGTGGCCGGACGGGTCTCACAGTATTTGGGTGGAGCCAACCTCTCCCACCAGTTCCCAATTTCTGAAGCAATGCTCACCTATAAACAAAAAAG CCCTGATGAAGACTCCTGCCAGAAGTTTGTCCCATTCATTGGG TTGGTGAAAGTGGGAATTGTGGAGCACAGCTTATCTACATCAG TGGACTCTGATGACGCAGTGATGGTGGGCAGTGTGAACATGCTCTCCTCACCTCCAGCACAGACGGGAACACCCTACGGGAAAGACATGACCTCCACCCCTCCGTCATCCCCCTCTGTTACTGCCAGTCTCTCTGGAGCAGG CTCTCCAGGCACCGGGGGTGAGGTGATGGGTCTACAAGTGGACTACTGGACGTTACAGGGcgcagagaagaagaaagagggggaaaaaagagatGTGGGAAGTAAGTACACGCTTAAGAGCAACTTCCGCTCGCTGCAGGTTTCCCGAATCCCCAGCGGAGGAGAGCCAACACCCCCTTCTGGAATGGCCATGACCGTTGTCATGAAGGAGAAAAACAAGAAAG TGATTTTCCTGAGCAAGAAGCTGAAAGAGAAGGATGTGGACTCTAAGAGTCAGGTGATAGACAGCATCAGCAGACTCATCTGCACCGCTAAACACCAGCACACCATGCTGAAgg TGTCCATCGATGGCGTAGAGTGGCATGACGTGAAGTTTTTCCAGCTGGCCGCGCAGTGGCCGACTCACGTGAAACACTTCCCTGTAGGGATCTTTGGCTACAGCAAACCCATGTGA
- the LOC113065203 gene encoding phosphofurin acidic cluster sorting protein 2-like isoform X3, which translates to MLPPSGLMETDLELTFSLQYPHFLKRDANRLQIMLQRRKRYKNRTILGYKTLAVGVINMAEVMQHPTDGGQILGLHSNVKEAPVRAAELSVYSLSSQPIDPEDGSSQPETKAKASDRSPDMDNYSEDDDDSYSSEQEASDDAVQGQDLYDEDDDVQRKPKKSRRKMIRTTSMTRQPNFKQKFVALLKRFKVSDEVLDSDPVDQTQEVEDLDLLYDSLEVYNQSDSGPEMEDNESLLSTPKPTLKPFFEGMSHSSSQTEIGSLHSQKSQPREKTSTGGDLLTVDKNRMAGGRYPDDPTVVDSTAGELVEDEAGGSMATCDPSISWDVSTEKLPGTVGKLCKAESQTLISPSKTDSKLQRRPRSTSMKDRQNSKAQSDRTSSIESETSPDSRLITQVCVPRKSVYDQLNQILNSDEHLPENIILINTTDWQGQYLNEILQEHKQPIVSTVSPADVQAAFNTIVTRIQRFCNCNAQTPPTIKVAVAGDQSYLSTVLRCFVEQLANKTPDWLSYIRFLVIPVGCHPLAKYISTFDSKFNNIFMDAGWRDVFGRLEAPNSDNIDVAGRVSQYLGGANLSHQFPISEAMLTYKQKSPDEDSCQKFVPFIGLVKVGIVEHSLSTSVDSDDAVMVGSVNMLSSPPAQTGTPYGKDMTSTPPSSPSVTASLSGAGSPGTGGEVMGLQVDYWTLQGAEKKKEGEKRDVGSKYTLKSNFRSLQVSRIPSGGEPTPPSGMAMTVVMKEKNKKVIFLSKKLKEKDVDSKSQVIDSISRLICTAKHQHTMLKVSIDGVEWHDVKFFQLAAQWPTHVKHFPVGIFGYSKPM; encoded by the exons ATGCTCCCACCCAGTGGCCTGATGGAAACAGACCTGGAGCTCACCTTTTCCCTGCAG TACCCACATTTCCTGAAGAGAGATGCCAACCGGCTGCAGATCATGCTTCAAAGAAGGAAACGTTATAAAAACAGAACTATTCTGGGCTACAAGACGCTGGCTGTTGGTGTTATTAATATGGCTGAG GTGATGCAGCACCCAACAGATGGAGGCCAGATTTTGGGTCTCCACAGTAACGTGAAGGAAGCACCAGTGCGTGCAGCAGAACTGAGTGTTTATTCACTGTCCAGCCAACCTATTGACCCAGAAGACGGCAGCAGTCAGCCAGAGACAAAGGCCAAAGCTTCAG ACCGTTCTCCAGATATGGATAACTATTCTGAAGATGACGATGATAGTTACTCGTCAGAGCAAGAGGCGAGTGATGACGCTGTTCAAGGCCAG GACCTTtacgatgaagatgatgatgttcAGCGGAAACCAAAAAAATCTCGGAGGAAAATGATTAGAACCACATCAATGACCCGA CAACCCAACTTCAAGCAGAAGTTTGTTGCCCTGCTGAAAAGATTCAAAGTGTCTGATGAG GTCTTGGACTCAGACCCGGTTGATCAAACACAGGAGGTTGAAGATTTGGATCTTCTGTATGACAGTCTGGAGGTTTATAACCAGAGTGACAGTGGCCCAGAGATGGAGGACAACGAGAGTCTTCTCAGCACTCCCAAACCCACACTAAA GCCGTTCTTTGAGGGAATGTCTCACTCCAGCTCACAGACAGAGATCGGCAGTTTGCACAGTCAGAAGAGCCAACCGAGAGAGAAAACCTCCACT ggtGGCGATCTGTTAACAGTGGATAAGAACAGGATGGCGGGTGGACGATATCCGGATGACCCTACAGTGGTGGACTCTACAGCTGGG GAGCTGGTGGAGGACGAGGCGGGTGGCAGCATGGCAACATGTGATCCTAGCATTAGCTGGGACGTGAGCACAGAGAAATTACCAGGAACAGTGGGCAAACTCTGCAAGGCTGAGTCGCAGACTCTCATCTCACCTAG TAAAACAGACAGTAAGCTGCAGCGGCGTCCACGAAGCACATCCATGAAGGACAGACAGAACTCTAAAGCTCAGAGCGATCGCACCAGCAGCATCGAGAGCGAGACCTCGCCAGACTCCAGGCTCATCACACaggtttgt GTCCCGAGGAAATCAGTGTATGATCAGCTCAACCAGATCCTGAACTCTGATGAACATCTGCCGGAGAATATCATTCTCATCAACACTACAGACTGGCAGggacag tatttgaatgagattCTTCAGGAGCACAAGCAGCCTATTGTGTCCACCGTCTCCCCCGCAGATGTTCAGGCCGCCTTCAACACCATCGTCACCAGGATTCAGCGATT CTGCAACTGTAATGCACAAACACCACCCACCATTAAAGTGGCAGTGGCGGGCGATCAGAGTTACCTCAGCACGGTCCTTCGCTGCTTCGTGGAGCAGCTTGCCAACAAAACGCCCGATTGGTTGAGCTACATTCGGTTCCTAGTCATTCCTGTCG GCTGCCATCCACTGGCCAAGTACATCTCAACATTTGACAGTAAGTTCAATAACATCTTCATGGACGCCGGATGGAGGGACGTGTTCGGGAGGTTAGAAGCTCCTAATTCAG ATAATATTGATGTGGCCGGACGGGTCTCACAGTATTTGGGTGGAGCCAACCTCTCCCACCAGTTCCCAATTTCTGAAGCAATGCTCACCTATAAACAAAAAAG CCCTGATGAAGACTCCTGCCAGAAGTTTGTCCCATTCATTGGG TTGGTGAAAGTGGGAATTGTGGAGCACAGCTTATCTACATCAG TGGACTCTGATGACGCAGTGATGGTGGGCAGTGTGAACATGCTCTCCTCACCTCCAGCACAGACGGGAACACCCTACGGGAAAGACATGACCTCCACCCCTCCGTCATCCCCCTCTGTTACTGCCAGTCTCTCTGGAGCAGG CTCTCCAGGCACCGGGGGTGAGGTGATGGGTCTACAAGTGGACTACTGGACGTTACAGGGcgcagagaagaagaaagagggggaaaaaagagatGTGGGAAGTAAGTACACGCTTAAGAGCAACTTCCGCTCGCTGCAGGTTTCCCGAATCCCCAGCGGAGGAGAGCCAACACCCCCTTCTGGAATGGCCATGACCGTTGTCATGAAGGAGAAAAACAAGAAAG TGATTTTCCTGAGCAAGAAGCTGAAAGAGAAGGATGTGGACTCTAAGAGTCAGGTGATAGACAGCATCAGCAGACTCATCTGCACCGCTAAACACCAGCACACCATGCTGAAgg TGTCCATCGATGGCGTAGAGTGGCATGACGTGAAGTTTTTCCAGCTGGCCGCGCAGTGGCCGACTCACGTGAAACACTTCCCTGTAGGGATCTTTGGCTACAGCAAACCCATGTGA
- the LOC113065203 gene encoding phosphofurin acidic cluster sorting protein 2-like isoform X2, translated as MLPPSGLMETDLELTFSLQYPHFLKRDANRLQIMLQRRKRYKNRTILGYKTLAVGVINMAEVMQHPTDGGQILGLHSNVKEAPVRAAELSVYSLSSQPIDPEDGSSQPETKAKASDRSPDMDNYSEDDDDSYSSEQEASDDAVQGQDLYDEDDDVQRKPKKSRRKMIRTTSMTRQPNFKQKFVALLKRFKVSDEVLDSDPVDQTQEVEDLDLLYDSLEVYNQSDSGPEMEDNESLLSTPKPTLKPFFEGMSHSSSQTEIGSLHSQKSQPREKTSTGGDLLTVDKNRMAGGRYPDDPTVVDSTAGELVEDEAGGSMATCDPSISWDVSTEKLPGTVGKLCKAESQTLISPSKTDSKLQRRPRSTSMKDRQNSKAQSDRTSSIESETSPDSRLITQVPRKSVYDQLNQILNSDEHLPENIILINTTDWQGQYLNEILQEHKQPIVSTVSPADVQAAFNTIVTRIQRFCNCNAQTPPTIKVAVAGDQSYLSTVLRCFVEQLANKTPDWLSYIRFLVIPVGCHPLAKYISTFDSKFNNIFMDAGWRDVFGRLEAPNSDNIDVAGRVSQYLGGANLSHQFPISEAMLTYKQKRKRSLYFDFYISPDEDSCQKFVPFIGLVKVGIVEHSLSTSVDSDDAVMVGSVNMLSSPPAQTGTPYGKDMTSTPPSSPSVTASLSGAGSPGTGGEVMGLQVDYWTLQGAEKKKEGEKRDVGSKYTLKSNFRSLQVSRIPSGGEPTPPSGMAMTVVMKEKNKKVIFLSKKLKEKDVDSKSQVIDSISRLICTAKHQHTMLKVSIDGVEWHDVKFFQLAAQWPTHVKHFPVGIFGYSKPM; from the exons ATGCTCCCACCCAGTGGCCTGATGGAAACAGACCTGGAGCTCACCTTTTCCCTGCAG TACCCACATTTCCTGAAGAGAGATGCCAACCGGCTGCAGATCATGCTTCAAAGAAGGAAACGTTATAAAAACAGAACTATTCTGGGCTACAAGACGCTGGCTGTTGGTGTTATTAATATGGCTGAG GTGATGCAGCACCCAACAGATGGAGGCCAGATTTTGGGTCTCCACAGTAACGTGAAGGAAGCACCAGTGCGTGCAGCAGAACTGAGTGTTTATTCACTGTCCAGCCAACCTATTGACCCAGAAGACGGCAGCAGTCAGCCAGAGACAAAGGCCAAAGCTTCAG ACCGTTCTCCAGATATGGATAACTATTCTGAAGATGACGATGATAGTTACTCGTCAGAGCAAGAGGCGAGTGATGACGCTGTTCAAGGCCAG GACCTTtacgatgaagatgatgatgttcAGCGGAAACCAAAAAAATCTCGGAGGAAAATGATTAGAACCACATCAATGACCCGA CAACCCAACTTCAAGCAGAAGTTTGTTGCCCTGCTGAAAAGATTCAAAGTGTCTGATGAG GTCTTGGACTCAGACCCGGTTGATCAAACACAGGAGGTTGAAGATTTGGATCTTCTGTATGACAGTCTGGAGGTTTATAACCAGAGTGACAGTGGCCCAGAGATGGAGGACAACGAGAGTCTTCTCAGCACTCCCAAACCCACACTAAA GCCGTTCTTTGAGGGAATGTCTCACTCCAGCTCACAGACAGAGATCGGCAGTTTGCACAGTCAGAAGAGCCAACCGAGAGAGAAAACCTCCACT ggtGGCGATCTGTTAACAGTGGATAAGAACAGGATGGCGGGTGGACGATATCCGGATGACCCTACAGTGGTGGACTCTACAGCTGGG GAGCTGGTGGAGGACGAGGCGGGTGGCAGCATGGCAACATGTGATCCTAGCATTAGCTGGGACGTGAGCACAGAGAAATTACCAGGAACAGTGGGCAAACTCTGCAAGGCTGAGTCGCAGACTCTCATCTCACCTAG TAAAACAGACAGTAAGCTGCAGCGGCGTCCACGAAGCACATCCATGAAGGACAGACAGAACTCTAAAGCTCAGAGCGATCGCACCAGCAGCATCGAGAGCGAGACCTCGCCAGACTCCAGGCTCATCACACag GTCCCGAGGAAATCAGTGTATGATCAGCTCAACCAGATCCTGAACTCTGATGAACATCTGCCGGAGAATATCATTCTCATCAACACTACAGACTGGCAGggacag tatttgaatgagattCTTCAGGAGCACAAGCAGCCTATTGTGTCCACCGTCTCCCCCGCAGATGTTCAGGCCGCCTTCAACACCATCGTCACCAGGATTCAGCGATT CTGCAACTGTAATGCACAAACACCACCCACCATTAAAGTGGCAGTGGCGGGCGATCAGAGTTACCTCAGCACGGTCCTTCGCTGCTTCGTGGAGCAGCTTGCCAACAAAACGCCCGATTGGTTGAGCTACATTCGGTTCCTAGTCATTCCTGTCG GCTGCCATCCACTGGCCAAGTACATCTCAACATTTGACAGTAAGTTCAATAACATCTTCATGGACGCCGGATGGAGGGACGTGTTCGGGAGGTTAGAAGCTCCTAATTCAG ATAATATTGATGTGGCCGGACGGGTCTCACAGTATTTGGGTGGAGCCAACCTCTCCCACCAGTTCCCAATTTCTGAAGCAATGCTCACCTATAAACAAAAAAG GAAGAGAAGTTTGTATTTTGATTTTTACATCAG CCCTGATGAAGACTCCTGCCAGAAGTTTGTCCCATTCATTGGG TTGGTGAAAGTGGGAATTGTGGAGCACAGCTTATCTACATCAG TGGACTCTGATGACGCAGTGATGGTGGGCAGTGTGAACATGCTCTCCTCACCTCCAGCACAGACGGGAACACCCTACGGGAAAGACATGACCTCCACCCCTCCGTCATCCCCCTCTGTTACTGCCAGTCTCTCTGGAGCAGG CTCTCCAGGCACCGGGGGTGAGGTGATGGGTCTACAAGTGGACTACTGGACGTTACAGGGcgcagagaagaagaaagagggggaaaaaagagatGTGGGAAGTAAGTACACGCTTAAGAGCAACTTCCGCTCGCTGCAGGTTTCCCGAATCCCCAGCGGAGGAGAGCCAACACCCCCTTCTGGAATGGCCATGACCGTTGTCATGAAGGAGAAAAACAAGAAAG TGATTTTCCTGAGCAAGAAGCTGAAAGAGAAGGATGTGGACTCTAAGAGTCAGGTGATAGACAGCATCAGCAGACTCATCTGCACCGCTAAACACCAGCACACCATGCTGAAgg TGTCCATCGATGGCGTAGAGTGGCATGACGTGAAGTTTTTCCAGCTGGCCGCGCAGTGGCCGACTCACGTGAAACACTTCCCTGTAGGGATCTTTGGCTACAGCAAACCCATGTGA